In one Nicotiana sylvestris chromosome 8, ASM39365v2, whole genome shotgun sequence genomic region, the following are encoded:
- the LOC104239463 gene encoding uncharacterized protein, whose product MKQENFILSMLIPGPESPGDAIDVFLQPLMDELKELWETGVETFDASTKHNFMLYATLLWTINDFPAYANLSGWSTKGKLACPCCNKETSSIRLENGKKQYYMGHRLFLPLIHKWRNDKESFDGTKERRLPPEILSGEDILDQVADLDSLPLTKDPKKKIKISHESRSDNWNKKSIFFDLPYWKTLLLRHNLDVMHIEKNVCDNILGTILNVKGKTKDTIKARLDLQAMNIRKELHPIKSGDKYELPTACYTLSLEEKNKFLRFLKNLTVPDGYLSNISQCVNTKDRKISGLKSHDCHGLLQHLLPLAIRGMLCKSICEPLIELSLFFNLLGAKCLRIDDLEQIAAQIPITLCKLEKVFPPSFFDVMVHLPIHLANEAMIAGPIQYRWMYPVEKWLYFLKSLVGNSACPEGSIAEGYLATECLTLCSRYLHTMETKFNLLERNYDGGVIESDGGLTIFSQPGKELRDGKLDKLNPHELEKAHIYILKNCDEIQPFLE is encoded by the coding sequence ATGAAGCAAGAGAATTTTATTTTGTCGATGCTTATTCCTGGTCCTGAAAGTCCAGGAGACGCAATTGATGTTTTTCTTCAGCCTTTGATGGATGAATTAAAGGAATTATGGGAAACTGGAGTGGAGACCTTTGATGCGTCAACTAAACATAACTTTATGTTGTACGCAACTTTATTATGGACCATTAATGACTTTCCGGCTTATGCAAACTTATCTGGATGGAGTACAAAAGGAAAATTGGCTTGCCCATGTTGCAATAAAGAAACATCCTCAATTAGGTTAGAAAATGGTAAAAAGCAGTATTATATGGGTCATAGGCTCTTTCTTCCTCTTATTCACAAATGGAGGAATGATAAAGAGTCATTTGATGGCACTAAGGAGCGAAGACTACCACCCGAAATTTTATCCGGTGAGGATATACTTGATCAAGTGGCTGATTTAGATAGTTTACCACTAACAAAGGATCCAAAGAAAAAGATTAAAATATCACATGAGAGTAGGAGTGATAATTGGAATAAGAAGAGTATTTTCTTTGATCTTCCCTATTGGAAAACTCTATTGTTGCGACATAATTTAGATGTGATGCATATTGAGAAAAATGTATGTGACAATATTTTGGGGACAATCTTAAATGTCAAAGGAAAAACCAAAGATACCATAAAAGCTCGATTGGATTTGCAAGCAATGAACATAAGGAAAGAATTGCATCCAATTAAAAGTGGGGATAAATATGAGCTACCAACAGCATGTTACACGTTATCTCTGGAAGAGAAAAACAAATTTCTCAGATTCCTAAAGAACTTAACGGTCCCAGATGGATATTTATCAAATATATCTCAGTGTGTCAACACTAAAGATCGCAAAATTTCAGGCCTAAAAAGTCATGATTGCCATGGTCTTCTACAACATTTACTTCCACTTGCTATACGTGGTATGCTTTGCAAATCTATATGTGAACCTCTTATTGAGTTATCTTTATTTTTCAACTTGCTTGGAGCAAAATGTTTAAGAATAGATGACTTAGAACAGATAGCAGCTCAAATTCCTATAACTCTGTGCAAGTTAGAAAAGGTATTCCCTCCTTCATTTTTTGATGTAATGGTACACTTGCCGATTCATTTAGCTAATGAAGCTATGATTGCTGGACCTATTCAATATCGATGGATGTATCCAGTGGAGAAATGGCTATACTTTTTGAAATCTTTAGTTGGAAATAGTGCTTGCCCAGAAGGTTCTATCGCGGAGGGATATTTGGCAACTGAATGTTTGACTCTATGCTCAAGGTACTTGCATACAATGGAAACAAAGTTTAATCTCCTTGAGCGGAATTATGATGGTGGTGTTATTGAATCTGATGGAGGTTTAACAATTTTTTCTCAACCTGGAAAAGAATTAAGAGATGGAAAATTGGACAAACTTAATCCACATGAATTAGAGAAAGcacatatttatattttgaagaactgtgatgAAATTCAACCATTTCTCGAGTAA
- the LOC138875528 gene encoding uncharacterized protein produces the protein MIKKVETYNFRVDQILGVPPVLKGLDAKKFIQKPFPQSAAPTHITKNFCMPYIPKYNGKTDPNEHITSYTYGIKGNDLNDDEIESVLLKKFGETLSKGAMIWYHNLPPNSIDSFAMLADFFVKAHTGAIKVDTRKSNVFKIKQRNNEMLKEFVSRFQMERIELPPVSDDWAVQAFMQGLNERSSIASRQLKQNLIEYPAVTWSDVHNCYQSKIRVEDDQLGATSGSVHLNRFAAKPPRDADRESRSNKERRPWIHNMRAVPSTLNQMLKFPTEDGVKKVYGEQHTAKKMFVVDEVTLIPEPSNSEKLNTKESDATKSTIEELEQVILVEYLPQRKI, from the exons ATGATAAAAAAGGTGGAAACATATAACTTCCGTGTTGACCAAATATTGGGGGTACCTCCAGTTTTGAAAGGTTTAgatgccaaaaagttcatacaaaaaccattccctcAGAGCGCGGCTCCGACGCACATTACCAAAAACTTTTGCATGCCCTATATACCCAAATATAACGGGAAAACCGACCCTAAcgagcatattacttcatacacttatgggatcaaaggaaatgacttgaatgacgatgagatcgaatcagtattattgaaaaagtttggggaaacattGTCGAAAGGAGCCATGATTTGGTACCATAACTTGCctcctaactctattgattcgtttgctatgttagcagacTTCTTCGTGAAAGCACACACCGGAGCCATAAAGGTGGATACAAGGAAATCGAACGTCTTCAAGATAAAACAAAGGAACAATGAGATGTTGAAGGAGTTCGTGTCTAGGTTTCAGATGGAGCGAATAGAATTACCACCGGTCTcggatgactgggcagtacaagcTTTTATGCAGGGCTTGAATGAAAGGAGCTCGATTGCGTCTCGACAGTTAAAGcagaatctgatcgagtatccagctgtgacatggtcagatgtgcacaattgttatcaatcaaaaatcagggtcgaggatgaccagttgggagcaaCCTCGGGTTCAGTTCATCTTAATAGATTCGCAGCCAAGCCCCCGAGGGATGCAGACAGGGAATCAAGATCGAACAAGGAACG GAGaccgtggatacacaacatgagggcagtaccttcaACTCTTAATCAGATGTTGAAGTTCCCTACAGAGGATGGAGTAAAAAAGGTCTACGGAGAGCAACACACTGCAAAGAAGATGTTTGTTGTCGATGAAGTGACACTGATACCAGAGCCTTCGAACTCGGAAAAGTTGAACACCAAAG AGTCCGATGCAACTAAGTCAACGATTGAGGAACTGGAGCAGGTCATATTGGTCGAGTACTTGCCCCAGAGAAAG atatga
- the LOC138875529 gene encoding uncharacterized protein: MVDDAVHSRTKDISEGSSSKVPEPSVNKRAPRLGGHLEGETEGPGPEALQRDENAPSGSLGVINVDDLPPGPEFFEGQFRDARNMRTPDVGTSHEGHDIFRECLARIEDAVMLHKEAFSTSRVELSRREAELKKISKERDSLKTLYVKKEEEISDLRAELEKARQKQTDLIEKAQQKGELVEQLREELRMKEAETLGWRQGMDCLASEKDTLREQLALIECQFQSVKEEILARAKSEAKAFISSYRADAEAANTRAKDIFVVAEVKLSCALDHARRQSRRETLEEVLARGFDLSADIEKEEDSPSGSESGGDEDEVPEDEAPEDAAPGDATAEDVVE; this comes from the exons ATGGTGGATGATGCAGTTCACTCTAGGACCAAAGATATCTCCGAGGGGAGCTCGAGCAAAGTCCCCGAGCCATCGGTCAATAAAAGAGCACCTCGTCTTGGAGGTCATTTGGAGGGTGAGACTGAGGGGCCCGGTCCTGAGGCCCTTCAAAGAGATGAGAATGCCCCGAGTGGGTCACTTGGGGTAATTAACGTGGATGATTTGCCACCTGGTCCTGAGTTCTTCGAAGGGCAATTCCGAGATGCTCGGAACATGAGAACTCCCGATGTGGGGACTAGCCATGAAGGGCATGATATCTTTCGAGAATGCCTTGCAAGGATCGAAGAT GCTGTGATGCTCCATAAAGAAGCATTCTCCACGTCTCGAGTTGAGCTCTCTCGACGTGAGGCCGAGCTTAAGAAAATCTCGAAAGAGAGGGACAGTCTTAAAACCCTCTATGTCAAGAAAGAGGAGGAGATTAGCGATCTTCGAGCCGAACTGGAAAAGGCTCGTCAAAAACAGACCGATCTTATCGAAAAG GCTCAACAAAAGGGCGAGCTGGTGGAGCAGCTCCGAGAGGAGCTCAGGATGAAGGAGGCCGAGACCCTAGGGTGGAGGCAAGGCATGGATTGTCTCGCCTCAGAGAAAGATACTCTTCGGGAGCAGCTAGCTTTAATCGAATGCCAATTTCAAAGTGTGAAGGAGGAGATCTTGGCTCGG GCCAAATCTGAAGCAAAGGCGTTTATATCTTCATACCGAGCTGACGCTGAAGCAGCTAACACCCGAGCAAAGGATATCTTTGTTGTAGCCGAAGTTAAGTTATCATGTGCACTTGACCATGCTAGGCGACAGTCCCGGAGAGAAACCCTCGAGGAGGTGCTTGCTCGCGGCTTTGATCTCTCAGCCGATATTGAAAAG GAAGAGGATTCACCCAGTGGCTCCGAGAGTGGAGGAGATGAAGATGAAGTCCCTGAGGATGAGGCTCCCGAAGACGCGGCTCCCGGAGATGCAACTGCCGAAGATGTGGTTGAGTAG
- the LOC104239464 gene encoding uncharacterized protein yields the protein MLPLLKMLKRKTGGALKNVNLAYIQPASLARGRGQSFRSLGSAKVNVGKKNLFGEIKNYNSGASKQNKLAHNSNNLMPPGFDRMEEDIPFTQEAEMMQVGATSKNVRDTCSQPGALARGRGQSFRSLGSTKGNVGKKNLFGEIKNYNSGASKQNKLAHNSNNLMPPGFDMMEEDIPFTQEAEMMQETIATSKNVQDTYSQPGALARVRGQNVRSVVSVKGSVGKRNLVRESKNHNSAASE from the exons ATGCTCCCCTTGCTCAAGATGCTGAAGCGAA AAACAGGAGGAGCTTTGAAGAATGTAAATCTTGCATACATTCAACCTGCGTCTTTAGCAAGGGGACGAGGGCAAAGCTTTCGATCTTTAGGCTCTGCAAAAGTAAATGTTGGCAAAAAAAATCTGTTTGGAGAGATTAAAAATTACAACTCAGGGGCTTCTAAGCAGAATAAGCTAGCACATAATAGTAATAACCTTATGCCTCCTGGTTTTGATAGGATGGAAGAAGATATTCCCTTCACTCAAGAAGCTGAAATGATGCAAG TTGGAGCTACTTCGAAGAATGTACGAGACACTTGCAGTCAACCTGGTGCTTTAGCAAGGGGACGAGGGCAAAGCTTTCGATCTTTGGGTTCGACAAAAGGAAATGTTGGCAAAAAAAATCTGTTTGGAGAGATTAAAAATTACAACTCAGGGGCTTCTAAGCAGAATAAGCTAGCACATAATAGTAATAATCTTATGCCTCCTGGTTTTGATATGATGGAAGAAGATATTCCCTTCACTCAAGAAGCTGAAATGATGCAAG AAACTATAGCTACTTCGAAGAATGTACAAGACACTTACAGTCAACCCGGCGCTTTAGCAAGGGTACGCGGGCAAAACGTTAGATCTGTGGTCTCGGTAAAAGGAAGCGTTGGAAAGAGAAATCTTGTTAGGGAAAGTAAAAATCACAACTCAGCAGCTTCTGAGTAG
- the LOC138868065 gene encoding uncharacterized protein: MAPDKKWMELVHDRLGNAYKLGVESFLDFAFTRLSEARVIRCPCIKCCNTFSGTREMVKSHLIVHGIIQNYTFWYHHEEKLGEPQSTPEDVEDDDIEEADGEDEIHGILRDLYPDFDVDNTNTDGDDFLEMKPNLEAKKFYRLLKDFEQPLYQNSKVSKLSTMVKLLHIKSIGRWSHESFTMLLKMLKEDLLPDESNLPDSYYEAKKIIRDLGLSYRKIDACKNNCMLYWKDDKFLESCKVCGASRWKEDKHSGETKFKSGKKIAHKILRYFPLKPRLQRLFMSSKISSLMTCHHDKRVNDGIMRHPADSMAWKKFDELHQSFADEPRNVRLGLASVVFNHLEVLELRIAFVLLYLFLIIYHLGYV; this comes from the coding sequence ATGGCACCTGATAAGAAATGGATGGAACTTGTCCATGACCGACTTGGTAATGCTTACAAGCTTGGGGTGGAGAGCTTTTTGGATTTTGCTTTTACAAGATTAAGTGAAGCGCGTGTAATACGCTGTCCATGTATCAAATGTTGTAACACATTTTCGGGAACACGTGAGATGGTTAAGTCACATTTAATAGTACATGGAATCATTCAAAATTATACCTTTTGGTATCACCACGAGGAAAAGTTAGGTGAGCCACAATCAACTCCAGAAGATGTAGAAGATGATGACATTGAAGAAGCTGATGGTGAGGATGAAATACATGGGATCCTAAGAGATTTATACCCTGATTTTGATGTAGACAATACGAACACTGATGGTGATGATTTTCTTGAGATGAAACCAAATCTTGAAGCAAAAAAATTCTATAGGCTTTTAAAGGATTTTGAGCAACCATTGTACCAAAATTCAAAAGTTTCTAAACTTTCTACTATGGTTAAATTGCTTCATATCAAAAGTATTGGGCGTTGGAGTCATGAGTCATTTACAATGTTATTGAAGATGTTGAAGGAAGATCTATTACCTGACGAATCAAACTTACCAGATTCATATTACGAGGCAAAGAAGATAATTCGGGATCTTGGACTTTCTTATAGGAAGATTGATGCTTGTAAGAATAATTGTATGTTATATTGGAAGGATGACAAGTTTCTTGAATCTTGCAAAGTTTGTGGAGCATCTAGATGGAAAGAGGATAAACATAGTGGAGAAACTAAATTTAAGAGTGGGAAAAAGATAGCGCACAAGATTTTACGTTATTTTCCCTTAAAGCCAAGACTCCAAAGGTTGTTTATGTCCTCAAAGATATCATCCTTAATGACATGTCATCATGACAAAAGAGTTAACGATGGAATAATGAGGCACCCAGCTGACTCAATGGCATGGAAAAAGTTTGATGAACTTCACCAATCTTTCGCCGATGAACCTCGTAATGTTCGACTTGGACTTGCTAGTGTGGTTTTCAACCATTTGGAAGTTCTAGAACTCCGTATAGCATTTGTCCTGTTGTACTTATTCCTTATAATTTACCACCTTGGCTATGTATGA